In Deltaproteobacteria bacterium, the DNA window TTGGGCCGATATTTCCTGAGGGGCTTCGCTGAAGGGTTCCTCACCGGCAGGCTGGCGGACCTGGACCGGAAAGCCGGGGAACATGGTTTTTCGGTCATCTTCTACCTGCGCATATTCTGGTTCCCGTTTATCGTCCTCAATTACGCGGCGGGTGCCACCCGGATCCGGTTCTCGGATTACTTTTGGGGGACGTTTTTCGGGATACTCCCGGCCGTCGCCATCGTTTCCTTCTTCTTCGGAAACCTGAGGGAGATCGCCGCCTCGTTCCGGGGACCCGCCGACCTGCTCCAACCCGATATCCTGGTCCCTGCGATCCTGCTCGTCCTTTCCTTCTTCCTTCCCGCCCTTCTTCAGCGGATACGAAAGAAACCGGCAAACGGAAATCCGCCTTCGGCGGGAGGGAGCGGCCCCGCGTGAAGATCTCCGTAGTAATTCCGGCGCTCAACGAAGAAGCGTCGATCGAAGCAACCATCCGCTCGGTGCGCGATGCCGGGGCCGACGAGGTGATCGTCGTCGACGGGGGGAGTAAGGACCGCACCCGGGAAATCGCGTGCGGGTCGGCGGATGCCCTGATCGTCACGCAGCCGGGCCGGGCCTCGCAGATGAACGCGGGCGCCGAGGCTTCTACCGGGGATACGCTTGTATTCCTTCATGCGGACACTCTTTTCCCGCCGGGGGCAATCCGCGCGGTGCGCGATGCAATGGAGGATGGAAGCGTCGTCGGAGGTGCATTCTCCGTCCGCCTGGGGATTTCCCCCTCCGCGCCCCCATACCGGAAAGCTATCCTTGGGCTGACCGGAGAGATGATCGGATTCCGTTCCAGTGTTTTTCGCGCATATACGGGCGACCAGGCGATCTTCGTCCGGAAGGAGATACACGCCTCGTTCGGTGGATTCCCCGCATATCCCCTCATGGAGGACGTGGAGTATTCCCGCCGTCTAACGCGCCGCGGCAGAACGATCCTGCTGCCTGTGCGGATAACGACCTCCGGCAGGAGGTGGGAGGCGACCGGACCGTTGCGCACCATCCTTCTCATGTGGGGGCTGCGGCTGGGGTACTTCCTCGGGTTGTCGCCCGCAACCTGCGCAGCCATCTACGGATGGAGCAGGGAAAGGTGACCTCCTCTCCTCGCGTCATGAACCGGTGGTTCCGGGTGGCGGGCGGCGTCGCCATGAACATGTGCTTCGGCGCCGCCTACGCGTGGAGCGTTTTCCTCGGGCCGCTCCAGAAGGAGTTCGGCTGGACGCGGGCGGAAGTGTCGGTCGCGTTCACGGCTTCCATCGTCTGCATTTCCACGGGGGTGCTTATAGGAGGCCGCTGGCAGGACCGCAAAGGGCCGGCTCCCGTGGCGCTGACCGGCGCGGTCCTCTTCTCGGCGGGAATGTTCATTTCACAATATACGCATTCCCTGTGGTGGCTTTACCTCTTCTACGGCGTACTGGTCGGTTTCTCGAGCGGGATAGGTTACACCTGTCCGCTCGCCGTGGGCATGAAGTGGTTCCCTGACAAGCGAGGGCTGGTTACGGGCTTAATGGTGATGGGATACGGCGCCGGCGGAGCGCTTATAGCGCCACTTACGGGACTGCTCATCCACTGGTACGGATGGAGGCACGCATTCGCGTTCCTGGGCGTCGGGTGCTTTTTCGTAACGGTCGCCGGTTCCTTTTTCCTGAGGAATCCGCCCGAAGGGTGGAGCCCGCCGGGGTGGACCGCCCCTTCTGCGGGAGAAGGCGCGTTCCGTACGATCCACGAGTACGCTCCTTTCGAGATGATGCGCACCGGCACCTTCCTTCGGATGTGGCCTGCATATACGCTGGGGACAACGGCGGGGCTGATGGTCATCGGGCACCTTGCCGCGTTCGCGCAGGGAGCGGGCTTCTCGCGGCCCGACGCCGCGGTCGCGGTCGGCGTGCTGGCGGTGGGAAACGGGTGCGGCCGGATCGGCTCAGGGTGGCTTTCTGATCACATAGGACGGACGAAGACGCTGGCGGTCGTCATGGGAGTCACGGCAATACTGCTGTTCTTCGAGTCGGAAGTGTCCACCCGCGCTTTCCTGTTCGGCTCCGTGTTCATGATCGGGTACTGCTACGGATCCCAGCTCGCGGTGTTCCCGTCCGCGACGGCGGACTTCTTCGGGGTGCGCAACCTTGGGAACAACTACGGCGTGGTGGTGACCGCCTGGGGAACCGCGGGCATAATCGGCCCGATGTTGGGCGGCTGGATCTTCGACTCCACGAAAAGCTACGCGCAGGCGTTCCGCATCGCCGCGCTGCTCGCGCTCCTGGCGGCCCTTCTGATCTCCACCGTCAAGCCCCCGAAGCCGCCTACTCCCAGGTCAAAAGCAGCGGCGTGAACGGGTTGGCGAGGTCCGGGTGCCTCGGCAGGATCCTCGCCATGTACCCGTAACGGCCCGTGACCTTGCACGGGATCTCGGCATGGAAGACGTCGGCGTCTCCGTCCCTGCGTTCGTGCATGGCCCGGACGATCCATCCTTCCCGGATCTCTCCCGTGATATCCATCGGGCCGTGGTAGATTTCCACGGATACGTCATCAGGCGACAGCGTGCCGATGTTCGCGCGCACGGAGACGCCGACGGAACCGCCGACCGGCACCTCCTTCTCCCTCTTCACTTCATCGATCCGGATCGCCAGGTTCGACCAGCCGGCCGTGACGCGGGCGCGCCAGTCATCCAGCGCCTTCGCGCCGGCGAACCCGTTCGCCTTGAGCCGCTCTCCCGAGCGGTGCGCAGGGAGGTAGCAGAACTCGGCGTATTCCTGCACCATCCGGTGGGTGTTGAAGCGGGCGCCCAGCTTTCGCATCGATGACTTCATCATGGAGATCCACTCGCGCGGCAGCCCGGACTTGTCCCGGTTGTAGAAGAGAGGGATGATCTCCTGCTCCAGCAGGTTGAAGAGCGCTTCGCATTCGATCTTGTCCTGCGCTTCGGGGTCTTCGTACACCTCGCCGCTTCCGATCGCCCACCCGGTGTCCAGGGCATACCCCTCGCACCACCATCCGTCGAGCACCGAAAGATTGAGGGCTCCGTTCGCCGCCGCCTTCATTCCGCTTGTCCCCGACGCTTCGAGGGGACGCCTCGGCGTATTGAGCCACACGTCGACGCCCTGCACGAGGTATCTCGCAACGTTGATGTCGTAGTCCTCCATGAACACAAGCCGTTCCCTCAGCCGCGGATCCGAGGTGAAGTGGACGACCGACTTGATGATCTCCTTTGCCGGGTGGTCCTGCGGATGGGCTTTACCCGCGAAAAGGATCTGGACGGGGCGCTCCGGATCTGTGAGCAGCCTGACCAGCCGCTCGGGCTGCCTGAACAGCAGACCGGCGCGCTTGTAGGTGGCGAACCGCCGTGAGAAGCCTATGGTCAGCGCTTCCGGGTTGAGCACTTCCTCTGCCGCGCGCAGGGACGCGGCCCCCGCCCCCTGCCGCTGAAGCTGGCTTTTCAGCCGTTTCCTGGCGAAGAAGACGAGCCGTTCCTTCCGCGCCTGGTGGATGCGCCAAAGCTCACCGGCGGGGATCGCTTCCACCCGTTCCCAAACCGTGGCGTCCGCAGGCTTCTCCGTGAAGCGGGGCCCCAGGTAGCGGAGGAACAATTCCCCTACTTCGTGACTCAGCCAGGAGCGGGTGTGGATGCCGTTCGTCACGTTCCGGATCGGAATCTCGGACTCGGGAAGGTTCGGCCACAGATCGCGCCACAATTTCCGCGACGTCTCCGCGTGCAGGCTGGCGACTCCGTTCGTGAAGGCGGCCGTCCGCAACGCCAGCACCGTCATCCCGAAATCCGGGGACCGGCTCGCCGGGATCTGGCCCAGCGCAAGAAATTCCTGCCATGGCAGCTTCAGTTCTTCCGCAACCGGCTGGAGATATTTCCTGATGAGCTCGGTGGAGAACACCTCGTTCCCGGCGGGCACGGGCGTGTGCGTGGTGAAGACGTTAGACGCGAACACCTGTTCCCGCGCCTGTGCGAATGAAAGTCCGTTTTCCGACATCAGAATCCGTATGCGCTCGATCGCGAGAAACGCCGAATGGCCTTCGTTCATGTGGAAGACGGTGGGTGACAAGCCCAGCGCCCGGAGCGCCCTCACTCCTCCCATGCCGAGGAGGATCTCCTGCCGGATCCGCATTTCCCGGTCCCCGCCGTAGAGGGCCGAGGTGATCTCCCTCGCGCGGGGACTATTCTCCCTCACGTTGGTGTCGAGCAGGTAGAGCGGGGTCCGCCCGACCTGGACGCGCCATATCCTCGCCTTGATCCGCTCCCCGCCCATGGGAACGTCGATCGTCAGGGGCTTCCCTTCCGGATCGAATTCCAGCGAGACCGGCATGTTGTACCAGTCGTTGTCGGGATAGAGCTCCTGCTGCCAGCCGTCGAGGTTGAGCTGCTGGCGGAAATATCCCTTCTGATAGAGAAGCCCCACGCCGACGAGCGGCAGGCCAAGGTCGGATGCGGACTTCAGGTGATCCCCGGAGAGGATTCCCAGCCCGCCGGAATAGATCGGAAGACCCTCGTCGATGCCGAACTCGCAGGAAAAGTAGCCCGCGAGAAAACTCTTCTCGGCGCCGTACGCCTCCTGGAACCATCCCGTGGCCTTCAGGTATTTCGTGAAGTTCTCGTGCACGCGCATCAGGTTCGCGACGAAGCTTTCGTCGCGTGCCGCCGCTTCCAGCTCGGCCTGGGTAAGCGACCCCAGCATCTGGACCGGGTTCTGATAAGATTTTTCCCATAAGCCGGGATTCAGCCGGATGAACAGCTGCACCGCTTCCCAGTTCCATGAGAACCACAGGTTCCTCGCGATGTCGATGAGCGGCAGGAGCTCCTTCGGGATGTTCGGCCTTACGTGAAAATGCCTGATCTTCATGCGGGCCGCCTTTCAGCAATGATCATTAAATACACCGATCCATTCCATTATCGTATAAACGGAATATTGATTCGATTTCTTTAGCGAATTAACGAACGAATCCCGCAACTCCCTGGAATAGGTATTTTTATGGTACACTAATGTGTCACATATTGTGCTCATAGGAGGAGCAATGAAATTTCTCAGCATCAGGGACCTGCGTTCGAATACGGCCGCTGTACGTAAATCGCTCGCTTCGGAAGGAGAACTCGTCTTGACGGCAAGCGGCAAGCCGATCGCAGTGCTCGCTCCGGTTTCCCCGGACACAGTAGAGGAAACCGTTATGGCGATCAGGCGGGCGCGTTTCACCCAGGCCCTCGACAAGGCTCACGCCGCGGCTAAAGAGGCCGGACTGTCCGCATTTCACATGGAAGACGTGGATTCCTTGATAGCGCGTGCCCGTGGGGGAAAGAAGAGAAGGATCGCCCTTTGAGGGTCGTCTTTGATACGAACGTTCTTGTTTCGGGAATTTTCACGCAAGGCGGCGTGTGCCACCGGATACTGGAACTTGTCCGCGATGGAGCATTGATTCCATGCGCGGATGGACGGATACACCAGGAATACGAAACGGTTTTCCGGTACCCGAAACTATCCCCGATCGCAGAACCGGCAAGGGAGATACTGTCGTTCATCCGGGGAACTGCGGTTCGCGTCGGGGCGATCCCCCTCCGCACAGAACTGCCCGATGAAAGCGACCTGCCCTTTCTTGAGGTGGCATCCGCCGCCTCAGCCGTTCTCATCACGGGAAATACGCGCCACTTTCCTGCCCGCGCCTGCGGCAGCGTCACGGTAATGACACCCGCCGCCCTGCTCGACCACCTGCGGAAACCGCCCGGCTGATATTGACGTTCTTCCCGATAATGCCGGAATCGACCACCGGAAAAAAAGGGCCTCCGGATTTCTCCGGAAGCCCTCGATCATTCTGGTGGAGCTGAACGGGATCGAACCGTCGGCCTCCTGAATGCCATTCAGGCGCTCTCCCAGCTGAGCTACAGCCCCACATCCGATATTATAAGGTGAAAAATCTACATCAGCCCCGCCTAAAAATCAACTGCGCTTCGATAACAGGAAAACGGCGCTCTCGGCGAAAAGGTTCGGCCGCACGCCCTTGAGCACCCTGCCGCCGCGATCGGTGGAAAGGTAGATCCGCTTTTCCACGGTTATCGCGCTTTTCCTGCAATACTCGTCGAAGTCCAGCACCGAGCAGAAATGGATGTTGGGAGTGTTGTACCATTCGTAGGGCAGAAAATCGGTTTTCGGCATCCGCCCGTTGAAAAGCAGGTAGAGGCGCATCCGCCAGAAGGCGAAATTGGGAATGCCGACAACACCCTTATCGCCGACGCGGAGCATCTCCGAGAGGACCACGTCCGGCTTCTTCACCGCCTGGATCGTCTGGTTGAGGATGACGTAGTCGAAGGTGCGGTCGGGATAATCCCGCAACCCCTCGTCGATGTCGCCCTGGAGGACCGTCAGCCCTTTGGCGATGCAGGCGCGGACCCCCTCTTCGGAAATTTCGATCCCGCGGCCGGTCACGCCCTTGATTTGAACCAACTGGGAGAGGAGAGAGCCGTCGCCGCATCCCAGGTCCAGGACCTTCTTCCCCGGCGGGATGAGATCGAGGATGATGCTGTAATCGATCCGGGTCCCCGGCATCGTCACGCGCCGGCCGGGACCGCGATTTTGTTGCGCACGGCCACGTTCTCGAGGAAGTTGCGGATGATCTTCGACATCTCGCCTTCGTCCAGGAGGAAGGCGTCGTGCCCGTACCGGGAGTCTATCTCGCAGTACGTGACGTCGACGCCGTTCACCATCAATGCCTTCACGATCTCCTTCGACTGGTACGGCGGATAGAGCCAGTCGGACTTGTAGGAGACGACGAGGAACTTCGACTTGACCTTCTCCACCGCCTTGACGAGCGCACCCGACGGAAGAGAAAGGTCGAAGTAATCGATAGCCTTCGTTATGTACAGGTAGGAGTTCGCGTCGAACCTGTTGACGAAGGCGTCTCCCTTGTACCGCAGGTAGCTCTCCACCTCGAAATCGAGATTGAAGCTGTAGCCGAGCGTCTTCTTGCCGCGGAGGCGGCGTCCGAACTTTTCGTGCATCGAGTCGTCGGAAAGGTACGTTATGTGCCCGACCATCCGGGCGAGCGCGAGCCCGTCCTTGGGGACCGCCCCGCTGTAATAGTCGCCGTCGTTGAAGTTCGGATCCGCCATTATGGCGGCGCGCCCCACCTG includes these proteins:
- a CDS encoding TVP38/TMEM64 family protein, whose protein sequence is MAVRIDNLLKFAGFLLFAGIAGYVLFLTPAGDLFLTHEGRRALVARLDMFVRAAGIFGPAVFAVIYGLGVLALPATPFTAAGALIFGKYLGTACNFIGAVAGASLSFVLGRYFLRGFAEGFLTGRLADLDRKAGEHGFSVIFYLRIFWFPFIVLNYAAGATRIRFSDYFWGTFFGILPAVAIVSFFFGNLREIAASFRGPADLLQPDILVPAILLVLSFFLPALLQRIRKKPANGNPPSAGGSGPA
- a CDS encoding TIGR04283 family arsenosugar biosynthesis glycosyltransferase; the protein is MKISVVIPALNEEASIEATIRSVRDAGADEVIVVDGGSKDRTREIACGSADALIVTQPGRASQMNAGAEASTGDTLVFLHADTLFPPGAIRAVRDAMEDGSVVGGAFSVRLGISPSAPPYRKAILGLTGEMIGFRSSVFRAYTGDQAIFVRKEIHASFGGFPAYPLMEDVEYSRRLTRRGRTILLPVRITTSGRRWEATGPLRTILLMWGLRLGYFLGLSPATCAAIYGWSRER
- a CDS encoding OFA family MFS transporter, giving the protein MEQGKVTSSPRVMNRWFRVAGGVAMNMCFGAAYAWSVFLGPLQKEFGWTRAEVSVAFTASIVCISTGVLIGGRWQDRKGPAPVALTGAVLFSAGMFISQYTHSLWWLYLFYGVLVGFSSGIGYTCPLAVGMKWFPDKRGLVTGLMVMGYGAGGALIAPLTGLLIHWYGWRHAFAFLGVGCFFVTVAGSFFLRNPPEGWSPPGWTAPSAGEGAFRTIHEYAPFEMMRTGTFLRMWPAYTLGTTAGLMVIGHLAAFAQGAGFSRPDAAVAVGVLAVGNGCGRIGSGWLSDHIGRTKTLAVVMGVTAILLFFESEVSTRAFLFGSVFMIGYCYGSQLAVFPSATADFFGVRNLGNNYGVVVTAWGTAGIIGPMLGGWIFDSTKSYAQAFRIAALLALLAALLISTVKPPKPPTPRSKAAA
- the glgP gene encoding alpha-glucan family phosphorylase → MKIRHFHVRPNIPKELLPLIDIARNLWFSWNWEAVQLFIRLNPGLWEKSYQNPVQMLGSLTQAELEAAARDESFVANLMRVHENFTKYLKATGWFQEAYGAEKSFLAGYFSCEFGIDEGLPIYSGGLGILSGDHLKSASDLGLPLVGVGLLYQKGYFRQQLNLDGWQQELYPDNDWYNMPVSLEFDPEGKPLTIDVPMGGERIKARIWRVQVGRTPLYLLDTNVRENSPRAREITSALYGGDREMRIRQEILLGMGGVRALRALGLSPTVFHMNEGHSAFLAIERIRILMSENGLSFAQAREQVFASNVFTTHTPVPAGNEVFSTELIRKYLQPVAEELKLPWQEFLALGQIPASRSPDFGMTVLALRTAAFTNGVASLHAETSRKLWRDLWPNLPESEIPIRNVTNGIHTRSWLSHEVGELFLRYLGPRFTEKPADATVWERVEAIPAGELWRIHQARKERLVFFARKRLKSQLQRQGAGAASLRAAEEVLNPEALTIGFSRRFATYKRAGLLFRQPERLVRLLTDPERPVQILFAGKAHPQDHPAKEIIKSVVHFTSDPRLRERLVFMEDYDINVARYLVQGVDVWLNTPRRPLEASGTSGMKAAANGALNLSVLDGWWCEGYALDTGWAIGSGEVYEDPEAQDKIECEALFNLLEQEIIPLFYNRDKSGLPREWISMMKSSMRKLGARFNTHRMVQEYAEFCYLPAHRSGERLKANGFAGAKALDDWRARVTAGWSNLAIRIDEVKREKEVPVGGSVGVSVRANIGTLSPDDVSVEIYHGPMDITGEIREGWIVRAMHERRDGDADVFHAEIPCKVTGRYGYMARILPRHPDLANPFTPLLLTWE
- a CDS encoding type II toxin-antitoxin system Phd/YefM family antitoxin codes for the protein MKFLSIRDLRSNTAAVRKSLASEGELVLTASGKPIAVLAPVSPDTVEETVMAIRRARFTQALDKAHAAAKEAGLSAFHMEDVDSLIARARGGKKRRIAL
- a CDS encoding putative toxin-antitoxin system toxin component, PIN family; amino-acid sequence: MRVVFDTNVLVSGIFTQGGVCHRILELVRDGALIPCADGRIHQEYETVFRYPKLSPIAEPAREILSFIRGTAVRVGAIPLRTELPDESDLPFLEVASAASAVLITGNTRHFPARACGSVTVMTPAALLDHLRKPPG
- the metW gene encoding methionine biosynthesis protein MetW, with protein sequence MPGTRIDYSIILDLIPPGKKVLDLGCGDGSLLSQLVQIKGVTGRGIEISEEGVRACIAKGLTVLQGDIDEGLRDYPDRTFDYVILNQTIQAVKKPDVVLSEMLRVGDKGVVGIPNFAFWRMRLYLLFNGRMPKTDFLPYEWYNTPNIHFCSVLDFDEYCRKSAITVEKRIYLSTDRGGRVLKGVRPNLFAESAVFLLSKRS
- a CDS encoding homoserine O-acetyltransferase — its product is ETYGKLNKDKTNAILILHALSGDSHAAGKYSAEDKHAGWWDNTIGPGKAFDTDRYFVICSNVIGGCQGSTGPSSVNPVSGKPYALSFPIITVGDMVQAQRHLVDHLGIERLFAVAGGSMGGMQALQWAVSHPDRVLASIPIATTSKHSPQQIAFNQVGRAAIMADPNFNDGDYYSGAVPKDGLALARMVGHITYLSDDSMHEKFGRRLRGKKTLGYSFNLDFEVESYLRYKGDAFVNRFDANSYLYITKAIDYFDLSLPSGALVKAVEKVKSKFLVVSYKSDWLYPPYQSKEIVKALMVNGVDVTYCEIDSRYGHDAFLLDEGEMSKIIRNFLENVAVRNKIAVPAGA